In the Panthera leo isolate Ple1 chromosome D3, P.leo_Ple1_pat1.1, whole genome shotgun sequence genome, TATTTCTAGAGCCTCTAGTGACGTCTGCCAGGAGTTTGCTAGGCCGAGTCCTCAGACTCCTGTCAGCTATCAATGCACGAATCATCAAGAGACAACTTTTTCTAGACCAATACTTGTTTACATAAGGGATCAGCGAGCACGTGAAATGGACGGCTTACTTCAGCAAGACAAATGTCACAGTTAATACTCTTCCTTGAGAATAGATTTCAGGGCTTCACGTCTGTCACTGCTTAAGGGCTAGTATGAATGACCAGGAGTAGCCACCCCACCTCGTCTCCTAtttcttcataaattaaaaactcttcggggcacctgggtggctcagtccgttaagcatccgacttcggctcaggtcatgatctcacagtctgtgagttcgagccccgcgtcaggctctgtgctgacggctcagagcctggagcctgtttcagattctgtgtctccctctctctctgaccctcccccgttcatgctctgtctctctctgtctcaaaaataaataaacgttaaaaaataaataaataaataaaataaattaaaaactcttcTTTGGCAACAGTCCCTCAGTGTTCCCAAAATCTAATCATCAGGGGTTACGAGGTTCTTGGTGTCCACAAGGACACTATTTAATACTATGGTCTAACAGGTTTCCATACTGGAATGTAAACAGAATCTGATTTTCTTCTTGActcaggaagagagagaccagaccgcgagtgggggaggggcagaaagagagggaggcacagaatccaaagtcggctccaggctccgagctgtcagcacagagcccgaagtggggctcaaaccacaaaccgtgagatcatgacctgagctgaagtcggacgcttaaccgactgagccaccagggcacccaGGAAATTCACTCTCCTTgaggcgcccaggtggctcagtcggttaaacatctgtccgactcttgatttcggctcaggtcatcatctcctggttcgttgggttcaagccccaagtcggggtctgcactgagtgtggagcctgcttgggattctgtcttcctggctctctacccctcccccactcacaacctctcactctctcaagataaataaatattgaaaaaaagaaatagggcatctgggtggctcagtcggttgagtgtctgacttcggctcaggtcatgatctctcggttcctgagttcaagctccatgtcaggctctgcactggcactGTGGAGACTCCCTGGGATTcttgctctttcctctcttctgcccctccccacttgtgcttctgctctctctcaaaatgaatgaataaacttaaaaaaaaattaactctttttaactttagcagaaaaaaaacacttttactgGAGAGGAGGAAGCACACAGGCCAGCAAAGCAGGTGCAAAGAGAGACAGCACCCAGAGTTATTCTGGGAAaccaggagggcaggaggaattGATGGTCTCAATTCTGGGGCAAGAGTAAGTGAGTTCCCACACTTCCCTTCTGGTTCATGTGACGCTGAATCTGAGGCTCAAAATCTAGCAAAGACCCAGCAATGGCTGATGAACAGATGCCCGGAAAGACGCCAACCGGACAACGCGCACGAGAGGTGCTTCTGCAGAGAAAACTAGTTGTGCTCTTACCCGTGAACAGACCCCGCACTGCTAACATATAATCCACGTTCGTTCCAATGAGTTCTCTTATGCAGCAGCCGCGTAATAACTGCCAGACCCACTTACGTAGATCGGTGAGTGAGTCAACTCATTTAGGGAGCAgtatcttttcattattaaaacCAACATTATTTCTGTTATATTGCTAAGAAATGAAGAGACAATACTGATATTTAGCATTTAATATGGAGAATATCGGGGGGATGTTATTCCACAAGCTACCAAATATATGTCTAACAAGttacgttaaaaaataaaataccaaaaatttttaaaaatgctattcagTGTTACTCAGGAAAGTCACACTAAATATCTCTCAACCCTCAGAATATGTTCCTTGCCATTTTCCTCCACCGCTTTATttacatatcaaaataaaaatcaactttatacTCCACCATGAAAAAATCTACCATTTATAATCGAGGTTTTCTTCAATCTAAAACATAGCTTCAAATCTGGACTGTGACTCTCCACATATAACATTTTCTATGGGACAATGCTTTTccaatttattaaatttagaagGTTTTAAATACGAATTCTCTgaattttatcttcataatgaCACCACCGCATCTGATGTCACTGTTCCTCACTCCTTCAGTTCTTGTCTACAGAGACTTGTAGGCCTTACTTCTCAAAGCTTTTGCCCATTCTTCCAAATATGACCGTCTCTCTCGGACTCAATCGGCAGGAGTGTATTTTTAGGACTTCCCGCTTGGTGCATCCCGCCCATATTATCATTTAGTCTCCTGAGGATCAACTTCTATGAGAGAGTTTCTAACATCTACTTCACTTCAATTTCTCACTTGTGAGTTTTTCGATGTATACGAAGCCCTGAATTCCAACAGAAGGACTTCCCGCATTCGGAGCATTTCCAcggtttctctcctgtatgaacTCTCTGATGTTCACTGAGGGACGACTTCTGGGTGAAAGCCTTCCCACATTCACTACATTTAAAAGGTTTCTCTCCTGAATGAGTCTTCTGGTGTATCTGAAGTGAAGCCTTCCTAGGATAGGCTTTCTCACATTCGCTGCATTCGTAGGGCTTCTCTGTCGAGTGAGTCCTCTGGTGTATAATTAGCTGTGATTTCCCACAAAAGGCTCTCTCACAGAAACTACATTCATAGGGtctctctcctgtgtgtgttCTCCTGTGTATAACGAGGTAGGATTTACTGCTGAAAGCCTTCCCGCACTCACTGCACCCGTAGGGCTTCTCCCCGGCATGTGCTCTCAGATGCGCAGTGAGCTGCTCCTTCCTACCGAAGGCTTTCCCGCATTCACCGCACTGATAAGGATTATTTCCCGTGTGGATTCCCTGGTGAACAACAAGTTGTGTCTTCATATTGAAGGCTTTCCCACAATCACCGCACTGGTAAGGTTTCTCGCCTGTGTGCATCCTGATGTGAACCAGGAGGTAGGACTTGCTcctaaaggctttcccacattcgcTGCACTTATGGGGCTTCACTCCCGTGTGAGTCCTCTGGTGTACAACAAACGGGGACTTCAgactaaaggctttcccacactcgCCACACTCATAAGGTTTCACTCCTGTGTGGCTTCTCTGGTGTAAAATGAGCTGTGATTTCCAGCTATAGGCTTTCCCACAATCACTGCAGCCGTAAGGTTTCCCTCCCGTGTGAATCTCCTGATGGACGATGAGCTGTGACCTGAAAGAGAAAACTTTCCCGCACTCGCTGCAGGAGTAGGGCTTCTCTCCCGTGTGGACCCTCTGGTGAGCATTGAGGTTTGACTTCGCACTGAACGCCCTTTCACATTTCGTGCATTCGTAAGGCCTCTCTCCCGTATGAATTCTCAGATGGACGATCAGCTGTGATTTACAACgaaaagctttcccacattcgTTACACACGCAGTTTTTTTCTATACTGTGAGCTCTTTGATGCTTAAGAAAATATGATTCTTCGTATCCATGAAACTTATCAGGATTTTTTCTCAGGCAGTTTCTGGTTGAACCTGAGTTTTGCGTCAAACCTCTTCCATGTGTGTTATACTTATGGATTCTCTGTCTTGAAGAAACATGGGTTCTGCTCAGATTAAGTTTTCCAAATGCACTACAAGCATAAGTTCTCTCAACATTTTCAAGCTCATCTGGATTTTTCTGGTACCATTCTTTCCaatcttctaagaaaaaaatacatatatatttttttaatcatcacaTGTAGCTGATATCAAATTAGTTTTAAAACTGCCACATAATGAGTCTTTTTTTGATAACAGACCTCAGACACTGGTTCGAAAGAAATACTGGCCAAGTGTACATGCCTTCTTTCTGAGCTGGGGAGCACGAGGAACGACGTCAAACCAAGCCCATTACGGAAATACGGGTGGCAAATTAGCAGtgattaaaaatggttttttaagtttatttgttttgagagagagagagagagagagagagagagaacatgagcaggtgagcaggggaggggcagagagagggaaaagaatcccaagcaggctctgcactgtcagtgcagagcccaacgtggggctcaaattcatgaacctcgagatcacgacctgagccaaaaccaagggtcagacacttaaccgactgagccacccaggtgcccccaaaatggcttttaaaacagAGGCTTACAAAGCTTAGCCTGCACTTAGGAGCCAATGTCATTTACCTGATATCGAAATGTCATTATTACAGATGCTTATTACTCAAAAAGTGAACTGAGACAATACAGAGTAACTAGGGTATAATATTCAGACAGGTACAACGAGACACTAAAAGGCGAGTtagcagggctcctgggtggttgagtgtccagcttgggcccaggtcatgatctcacagttcatgagttggagccctgcgtcagactctctgctgtcggcgcagagcccatttcagatcctctgtccccctctcttcctgcccctcccccactcacactctctctttcaaaaataaatgtttagaaaaagtgaaaattaaaaaaaaatagaagattgaGTTAGCCACAcgaaaataaaagcaagagcaTTTCAAACCGAAGGAAAAGCACATACAAAGTTCTTGAGAAGGGAACCTGCTTGCACAgttaaggaacagaaaaaatggggcacctggctggctcactcagtagagcatgagactcttgatctcagggttgtgagttcaagccccatgttgcatgtgccttctttaaataaaaattaaaaaaaaaaaaaaagaaatagaaagaggtCAGGATAGTCAAAGCCCACTGAATGAATAGAGTGAGGCAGGAACCAAACAGGCAAGGCCATGACAAAAAGTTTTCATCTTACCAAGGGGTTTTAATTAGAGAACATCTTGATTCGTGTTCTGCTTTTAAGTATATGtatctatgagagagagagagtgtgcgtgtgggGGAgcgacagagaaagagggagacacggaatccaaagaaggctctgagctgtcagcacagagcctgatgtggggctcgaacccacgaaccgtgagatcatgacctgagccgaaatcaagagttggatgcttaaccgactcgcccctgtttttttttttttttttttttccagaaaacatgttttgaaacattttttgggggagagagcatgtgtgagagcgggagaagggcagaggggagaggatggggggagggggggagagagggagagagggagggagggagagagggcgagagGGCGAGAGAATCCTCCACATGACACAggcctcaatctcatgaccctgagatcacgacctgagctgaaattaccagttggacacttaactgactgagctacccaggcccccctttCATGTCATGCTTTTAAAAGATGTTTGGCTGTGAAGTAAAAAAtgaagggggggcgcctgggtggctcagtcggttaagcgtccgacttcagctcgggtcacgatctcgcggtccgtgagttcaagccccgcgtcgggctctgggctgatgatggcccagagcctggagcctgcttctgactctgtgtctccctctctctctgcccctcccccgttcatactctgtctctctctgtctcaaaaataaataaacgttaaaaaaaaaattaaaaaagaaaaaatgaagagaagggcTGACAGACCAACGAGAAAGCCGCCGCAGTAAGGCAGGAAGACGTTGATAGTGGCTCAGACTGAGCTCTGGAGCTGAGCAAATGTGCAACATACACGGAGACAGAACCAAGAAAACCTACCAAAGGACCAGATGAAGGAGAAGCTGAGAAGGGGACGCTTTACTAACGCCAGATTGTAGGCTTGAGAAACGGGGTGCTGCCCTTGCAGAGGGAAAACACTGAGAGACCCATGTTTGGAGGAAAAACGAAGGACTTTGTTTTGGATCTTACTACACTAACGATCCCAGTCAAATATCCAAATGGAGACAGTAAGCAGGCACACGGACCACAGGTCAGTGCTCAGTGAAGAGGGGGCTGATCTCCATGCTGTGATGGACAGGACCCCCCAGGGCAGGGGTACCAAAACAGCCCTGGAGCGGATGACACTGAAGGCCGCACAGCGATGAGGCCCAGTCACGCCATGGTGAGTGTGATGTCCACACAGGGCGCCTGGAAAGAAGTGGCAGGTGTGGGTCGAGCACTCATCGGGGTACAGCCTCATCATCCCACGACAGCTTCACACCGTGGAATCATCAGGAGCTCTCCTGCTTCCTGAGGACCTCCTGCTAaaccctctctccctgttcacGTGGAAACAATTTGGAGTATGGTTTGTACCTCAAAGCGGGCCCACTAAACTCAAGAATGGGGGGATGGGGTGATAATACCAAGACCAGTGGCTAGAAGAGAGGACTTCTCAGGCTTGAAGACACGTCCGGAcaatttttggttgttgttaCTGGCTTAACAGAATtagtcagggaaaaaaaaaaaaactaaccggACACTTGTGAAGTTTTGAAGGGAACCTGAGCCTGATCTGATAACAGCCTATGATTTTTTTAGCCCTAAATACCCCCAAATCTGCACCAACAGACACGGGCCATTCTCCCCAAGCCTTATCTCACCAGGGGCTGCACAGCACAAAAAGAGAAGACTGAACAGGGAAATTACACCAATGCCAGGGCAAGAAGTCCTCCTTGAACTTTTTCCCAAGGAGGAGAGTGTGCGACAGACCAGTGATGACTGCCATCCCTCATCCACCCCTCTGGAAAGAGAAGCTTTTACCATAGCTTCCAGTTCCTTCCCCACTACTGCATGTGTCTAGAACAGACCGTCGATCTTTTCACCCCATCACTTCAGATCGTGAGGCCACAGCCACACCTGTCTGCTGATACCACACACATCTCAAGAAATTCTGGGCTTGGGACTGGACTCAGGTCCAGGACAAGAACATGTACCGCTCCCCGGAGAAGCGATGACCGTGTGTCGTGTTCACATTTGCACATTTAAAGGCGTCCGGGTGGCAAGAAGCGCAGTGTGATGAAAACCCAGAGGCAGGACCCTAGCACACACTGTTCACTCCACTCCCGACGGGACTGCCCTCCTCCCGAGCACCAGCCCTGACTGGGGAGGACagggcccacgtggggctccaccaagctccgcccccgccccccggctaGTTCAGACACTGGCGTGTCAACTGTAAGAAAACATGCCGGCAGGCTTTGAGAAAAATTCTGGGGACTGATGAAAGGGATTTTCTGGAAAAAACCAGGGCTTATCCAGTGACTGTGTCTTCATGTGATGCCCGGCACGAAGGTACCCACCTGGGCAGAAGAAAAGTATAACATCTGAGGGTGAGAAAGGGACACACGTGGCACCTTGGTCCCTGACATCACCGAGCTTCTGCGCTGAGCCACTGTGGAGCTGCCATCCTGTGCCAGACAAGCGCCACTTGAAACtataaattctttaatgtttactcagGTTGAATCTGGGATGTAAGATACTTGTGTATTTCTTCAAACTAGTGACAGGGACGTTTATGAAAATAGCTACAGCAGGAACAGCTAAAGAAAAGACTAGAGTTCTCAAATATGGCTAAGAATCTGAGCTGTCCACGCCTGGGAAAATACGGATCCTGTCTGGGTGACAACTGAGGACATAGGAGCTACGGAGACACCACCAAAGGTTCAACTACtagcaaaaacagaagcagaaccgATATTAGCAAAGGAGAAGGGAGACGGGGCACCCAAGGAGAGCCTGCAGAGCCGGGTCGTGGTAGCTCAAGTGCAACAGCAGCAGTAATCAAAGTGAGGAAGGCACAGGAGAAGCGTTCTTTCCCAGTTCTGCTGCTGAGAATGAGTGAGGAAGCCCGGCTCTCTTATGAGCATTTATAGCCAGGACGAGAGGGCGGGAGAAAGAGGACAAGGATGTCCACAGGATGCTACAACACGGGGGAAAGAAAGCTTAAATCCTCAGAGCGCAAGAGACTTTCAGTCGTTACAATATCGGCGGGAAAGAACAGGTAAATTTGGGAAACTCTGTACGACTCCGAAGGGAAGAGTAAGGAGCCAGGAAATGTAAGGTGACAAAATCACTTAATGACACAGGTGAGTCCGTGGTAGGTTTTGGAATCCTTTTAAGAAAAGTGCCCAAGAAAGCAACAGTTGTAGGTGACCAGTTTGAGAAAAGGAAGCGCTGAAATAACGCAACACAATGATGCTGAGCAAAGGACGAAAAGACTGAGGGCTTCATctgtggaaggaagagaggaagtacACATAAGGAGAGCAGAGGGCACGAAGCCAcacaaaaggagaggagagaggactgTTCAGAGGCTGGGATGGCTGAGGCGGCCCTGGACCACGGGGGGAAGGAAACTAACCCAGAAAGCATCTGAGCAGAGCGCAGACAGGAAGGGTGTGCCTGCCCCTCAGAGCTAGAGACAAAAACCCACACGTGGACAGAGCGATGGTCCCTTCCTTTCCCGAGGAGCTGGCTTGTGGGCCCGTCCCGAGCGCCCCCCATGGTTCAAGGGCCTCAAAGGAAAGTTTCCGCACAACACGGCCTAAGTGCAAGCCGTGCTTCACACCCCCACCCACACCTTCCTGGTTCCCACTCACCCACCTGGACAGCTCTGACGGGAAACTTTGGCATTTATTATCCACGGCTCCTCTCCTTGCTCCAACTTGAAGATTAAATCAGGTTTGGTACCATGATACCCTGTTGATGGAAAATCACAGAGGATGTGGGCCGAGCTGCTAGGAACTCAGGGGTCTGGAACTACAAAGTGAAACTGCTCACTTGCACTTGGGGGGAAGATTACAATTAGGAGATGAGGGCCAAATAGGGACTAGGAGCCTTTGACCTCCAAAGCTCAAGTGCATAATCATTAAGTACTTTAGAGACCTCAGGgtagataaagaaaagaaaaaaggatggcAATTTATAATTCGTGATCGGAGTTCAACGAAGAAGCCGCACTTACCCACAGACACCAGGTGGCTAT is a window encoding:
- the LOC122203086 gene encoding zinc finger protein 26 isoform X1, with amino-acid sequence MAAGFRTASCWGLLSFKDVSVEFTRDEWQLLDSAQKYLYRDVILENYSHLVSVGYHGTKPDLIFKLEQGEEPWIINAKVSRQSCPEDWKEWYQKNPDELENVERTYACSAFGKLNLSRTHVSSRQRIHKYNTHGRGLTQNSGSTRNCLRKNPDKFHGYEESYFLKHQRAHSIEKNCVCNECGKAFRCKSQLIVHLRIHTGERPYECTKCERAFSAKSNLNAHQRVHTGEKPYSCSECGKVFSFRSQLIVHQEIHTGGKPYGCSDCGKAYSWKSQLILHQRSHTGVKPYECGECGKAFSLKSPFVVHQRTHTGVKPHKCSECGKAFRSKSYLLVHIRMHTGEKPYQCGDCGKAFNMKTQLVVHQGIHTGNNPYQCGECGKAFGRKEQLTAHLRAHAGEKPYGCSECGKAFSSKSYLVIHRRTHTGERPYECSFCERAFCGKSQLIIHQRTHSTEKPYECSECEKAYPRKASLQIHQKTHSGEKPFKCSECGKAFTQKSSLSEHQRVHTGEKPWKCSECGKSFCWNSGLRIHRKTHK
- the LOC122203086 gene encoding zinc finger protein 26 isoform X2, with amino-acid sequence MAAGFRTASCWGLLSFKDVSVEFTRDEWQLLDSAQKYLYRDVILENYSHLVSVGYHGTKPDLIFKLEQGEEPWIINAKVSRQSCPDWKEWYQKNPDELENVERTYACSAFGKLNLSRTHVSSRQRIHKYNTHGRGLTQNSGSTRNCLRKNPDKFHGYEESYFLKHQRAHSIEKNCVCNECGKAFRCKSQLIVHLRIHTGERPYECTKCERAFSAKSNLNAHQRVHTGEKPYSCSECGKVFSFRSQLIVHQEIHTGGKPYGCSDCGKAYSWKSQLILHQRSHTGVKPYECGECGKAFSLKSPFVVHQRTHTGVKPHKCSECGKAFRSKSYLLVHIRMHTGEKPYQCGDCGKAFNMKTQLVVHQGIHTGNNPYQCGECGKAFGRKEQLTAHLRAHAGEKPYGCSECGKAFSSKSYLVIHRRTHTGERPYECSFCERAFCGKSQLIIHQRTHSTEKPYECSECEKAYPRKASLQIHQKTHSGEKPFKCSECGKAFTQKSSLSEHQRVHTGEKPWKCSECGKSFCWNSGLRIHRKTHK